Proteins encoded within one genomic window of Paenarthrobacter sp. JL.01a:
- a CDS encoding IclR family transcriptional regulator has product MANSTSGDSVVERVVRVISAFPEGATSLQLSELAERAGLPLSSAHRLVRQLAEQGLLDLGAGGTVRLGLRLWELVNRNSPTLELRQAAMPFMEDIQQVLNQNVNLAVLEGWEALFVERLSRRGSVANRAKVAGRMPVHISSAGLALMSNQSRELQAEYLKQFRDPAGKVTADVVRHLLAEAAQQGYSQLAGVVDPDTWGIAVPVMDARRRTVAALGVVVPLAEMRLQALVPALQTAARGIGRQLGSSHDFRSMELV; this is encoded by the coding sequence GTGGCCAACTCAACGTCCGGCGACTCCGTGGTGGAGCGGGTGGTCAGGGTCATCTCCGCATTCCCGGAAGGTGCGACTTCGCTGCAGCTGAGCGAGCTCGCCGAGCGGGCTGGCCTGCCGTTGTCCTCCGCCCACCGGTTGGTGCGCCAGCTTGCAGAGCAGGGGCTGCTGGATCTTGGGGCGGGCGGAACCGTGCGCCTCGGGCTGCGCCTCTGGGAACTCGTCAACCGGAATTCACCGACACTGGAACTGCGCCAGGCAGCGATGCCGTTCATGGAAGACATCCAGCAGGTACTGAACCAAAACGTCAATCTGGCGGTACTCGAAGGCTGGGAAGCCCTCTTTGTGGAGCGACTTTCCCGGCGGGGCTCCGTGGCCAACCGTGCCAAGGTCGCAGGGAGGATGCCTGTCCACATCTCCTCGGCCGGGCTTGCGTTGATGTCCAACCAGTCCCGCGAACTGCAGGCGGAGTACCTCAAACAATTCCGCGACCCTGCCGGAAAGGTTACTGCCGACGTCGTTCGTCATCTCCTGGCCGAAGCCGCCCAGCAAGGCTATTCGCAGTTGGCGGGCGTGGTGGATCCGGACACCTGGGGGATCGCGGTTCCGGTCATGGACGCCAGGCGCAGAACGGTGGCCGCGCTGGGAGTGGTGGTACCCCTTGCTGAGATGCGTCTGCAGGCGTTGGTGCCCGCTTTGCAGACCGCGGCGCGGGGCATCGGCCGTCAGCTGGGAAGTAGTCACGACTTCCGTTCAATGGAATTGGTGTAA